From a single bacterium genomic region:
- the thiE gene encoding thiamine phosphate synthase, giving the protein MKVVFVTPDEPDEKRLLTLTEEALEGGVDAVQLRLKGASAGELFPLAKIIREIADRVGAALYVNDRADVALAAGAAGVHLAGRSLPVAAARAVLRPPFKIGVSCHSVAEAIQAETEGADYVYLGTIFPSPSKPDASPVGLEELNRARHEIGIPIIAIGGITAENVGAVLSAGADGVAVISAVAGHRSPREAAEGLVDAFKSWRGEKRPNVDVAE; this is encoded by the coding sequence ATGAAAGTCGTCTTCGTTACGCCCGACGAACCCGACGAGAAGCGCCTGCTAACGCTGACCGAAGAAGCGCTGGAAGGCGGCGTGGACGCGGTCCAGCTGCGCCTTAAAGGCGCCTCCGCCGGCGAGCTTTTTCCTTTGGCTAAAATTATCCGGGAAATCGCGGACCGCGTGGGCGCCGCGCTCTACGTCAACGACCGCGCCGACGTGGCGCTGGCGGCCGGCGCCGCCGGCGTGCACCTCGCCGGCCGTTCGCTGCCGGTGGCGGCCGCGCGCGCCGTCCTCCGGCCTCCCTTCAAAATCGGCGTCTCGTGCCACAGCGTAGCCGAGGCGATCCAGGCCGAGACGGAGGGAGCCGACTACGTGTACCTGGGAACCATCTTCCCGTCGCCCTCCAAACCGGACGCCTCGCCCGTGGGCCTGGAGGAATTGAACCGGGCCCGGCACGAAATAGGGATACCCATAATCGCCATCGGCGGAATAACCGCCGAGAACGTGGGCGCGGTCCTCTCCGCCGGGGCGGACGGCGTCGCCGTCATCTCGGCGGTCGCGGGCCACCGCTCGCCGCGCGAGGCCGCGGAGGGGCTGGTGGACGCGTTCAAATCCTGGAGGGGCGAGAAGCGGCCCAACGTCGACGTCGCGGAATAA
- a CDS encoding thiazole synthase translates to MASLKIRGKEYTSRLILGTGKYDDLDVMRKAFEAGGTQIVTVAVRRIDLDAVKAGKPSLLDYIDTEKIEILPNTAGCYNADEAVRAAKLGRAAGFSDTVKLEVIGDEKTLLPDTEQLLRATETLVKEGFVVLPYTNDDPIMAKKLEAAGAATVMPLAAPIGSGMGIQNELNIQFIMEAVSVPVIVDAGVGTASDACRAMELGVDGILMNTAVAQAQDPVKMAAAMRDAVVAGRLAFEAGRIPRKPYASASSPTEGVVR, encoded by the coding sequence ATGGCTTCCCTTAAGATCCGAGGCAAAGAATATACGTCCCGCCTTATTCTCGGGACCGGCAAGTACGACGACCTCGACGTGATGAGGAAAGCGTTCGAGGCCGGCGGCACGCAGATAGTCACGGTAGCCGTCCGCCGCATCGACCTCGACGCCGTCAAGGCCGGAAAGCCTTCGCTGTTGGACTACATCGACACGGAAAAAATAGAAATCCTGCCCAACACGGCGGGCTGCTACAACGCCGACGAGGCCGTGCGCGCCGCGAAGCTGGGGCGGGCCGCGGGGTTCTCCGATACGGTGAAGCTGGAGGTAATCGGCGACGAGAAGACGCTTCTGCCCGATACCGAACAATTGCTGCGCGCGACCGAAACCCTGGTCAAAGAAGGGTTCGTCGTCCTGCCCTATACCAACGACGACCCCATAATGGCAAAAAAATTAGAGGCCGCCGGCGCCGCGACGGTGATGCCGCTCGCCGCGCCCATCGGCTCGGGTATGGGTATCCAAAACGAGCTCAACATCCAATTCATTATGGAGGCGGTCTCGGTCCCGGTAATCGTGGACGCCGGCGTGGGCACCGCGTCCGACGCCTGCCGCGCGATGGAGCTCGGCGTTGACGGCATACTGATGAATACCGCGGTCGCGCAGGCCCAGGACCCGGTCAAGATGGCCGCGGCCATGCGCGACGCCGTCGTCGCCGGCCGGCTGGCCTTCGAGGCGGGCCGCATCCCCAGGAAGCCGTACGCCTCCGCCTCGAGCCCCACCGAGGGCGTAGTCCGATGA
- the ileS gene encoding isoleucine--tRNA ligase — translation MTDYKDTLNLPKTAFPMKADLAQREPEFLAYWEKVDIYRKVREARQGRDVYLLHDGPPYANGLIHMGTALNKILKDIVVKSKTMAGFDAPYVPGWDCHGQPIEHEIVKELRAKGEELEAAEVRARCRAYAEKFIALQREDFKRLAVFGTWETPYLTMHPHYEATVLGAFRAMAREGRVYRALKPVHWCYSCETALAEAELEYKDVKSPAVTVRLEVVEGLDELRAQAPTYLVVWTTTPWTLPSNLAAAVDAGYDYAAARVGDAVYIVAEDLLAGTMAAAGIDKYEIIAKFKGAELTDVKYKHPFLERVSPVITTDFVTLEQGTGVVHVAPGHGADDFYAGQQYGLPVLSPVDDRGRFTDEVPDYEGTLVFDADARIVERLRELGALLNYEELEHSYPHCWRCKNPLLFRATKQWFMAMEVLDLRGAALKEIEKVEWLPRWGRQRIVGMVESRPDWCISRQRSWGVPIPALYCASCEELNLSDEFLARVEALVAVEGIEGYWRAPADELAGGATCEKCGGSSWRKSEDILDVWFESGASHLAVLNECYGLPWPADLYLEGSDQHRGWFQLSLLVALCTKGSAPYRAVITHGFMLDAKGKAMHKSAGNVIPPQEVVEKYGADVLRLWVASEDYRTDIRLSYQLLDQVVETYRRVRNTARFLLGNLSDFDPGRDALPPEQWPELDRFAWQRFKRLAQRVRRAYERFEFHVVYHAVHDFCAVDLSAFYLDVIKDRLYCEAPDEPGRRAAQSCLYSMARGLAKLVAPVIPLTAEDVWRHLPADEREPESVHLAEWDDADVTAEDDALEKKLARLLEVRGAVLKALEEARATGAIGHPLEAVVTLAADGDAYELLAAEADNLATYFITSQVKLERSGGDAVAVTVEAASDEKCRRCWQRLPSVGEDRDRPDLCERCRGVMHRLGK, via the coding sequence ATGACCGACTACAAAGACACCCTCAACTTGCCGAAGACGGCCTTCCCGATGAAGGCCGACCTGGCCCAGCGCGAGCCCGAGTTCCTCGCGTACTGGGAGAAGGTAGACATCTACCGCAAGGTCCGCGAGGCCCGGCAAGGGCGCGACGTTTACCTCCTGCACGACGGCCCGCCCTACGCCAATGGCCTTATCCACATGGGGACCGCGCTCAACAAAATCCTCAAGGATATCGTCGTGAAATCGAAGACCATGGCCGGCTTCGACGCGCCGTACGTCCCCGGCTGGGACTGCCACGGCCAGCCCATCGAGCACGAGATCGTGAAGGAGCTCCGCGCCAAAGGCGAGGAGCTCGAGGCGGCGGAAGTGCGCGCGCGCTGCCGCGCCTACGCCGAGAAGTTCATCGCGCTGCAGCGGGAAGACTTCAAGCGGCTGGCGGTCTTCGGCACCTGGGAGACGCCGTACCTCACCATGCACCCGCACTACGAGGCGACGGTGCTGGGCGCGTTCCGGGCGATGGCGCGCGAAGGCCGCGTCTACCGCGCGCTTAAACCGGTGCACTGGTGTTATTCGTGCGAGACGGCGCTGGCCGAGGCCGAGTTGGAATACAAGGACGTGAAGTCGCCGGCGGTGACGGTCCGCCTGGAGGTCGTCGAGGGGTTGGACGAGCTGCGGGCGCAGGCGCCGACGTACCTCGTCGTTTGGACGACGACGCCCTGGACGCTGCCGTCCAACCTGGCGGCGGCGGTGGACGCGGGTTACGACTACGCCGCCGCTCGAGTCGGCGACGCCGTATATATCGTCGCGGAAGATCTTCTGGCGGGGACGATGGCCGCGGCCGGCATCGATAAATACGAAATAATCGCGAAATTCAAAGGCGCCGAACTAACGGACGTCAAGTACAAGCACCCCTTCCTCGAGCGCGTCTCGCCGGTCATAACGACGGACTTCGTGACGTTGGAGCAGGGGACGGGCGTCGTGCACGTCGCGCCGGGCCACGGCGCCGACGACTTCTACGCCGGCCAGCAGTACGGCCTGCCGGTCCTCTCGCCGGTCGACGACCGCGGCCGCTTCACCGACGAGGTTCCGGATTACGAGGGCACGCTGGTCTTCGACGCCGACGCGCGCATCGTCGAGCGGCTGCGCGAGCTGGGCGCGCTCCTCAACTACGAGGAGCTCGAGCACTCGTACCCGCACTGCTGGCGCTGCAAGAACCCGCTTCTCTTCCGCGCGACGAAGCAGTGGTTCATGGCGATGGAGGTGCTCGACCTCCGCGGCGCGGCGCTGAAAGAGATAGAGAAGGTCGAGTGGCTTCCGCGCTGGGGCCGGCAGCGCATCGTCGGCATGGTGGAGAGTCGACCCGACTGGTGCATCAGCCGCCAGCGGAGTTGGGGCGTCCCCATCCCGGCGCTCTACTGCGCCTCGTGCGAAGAGCTCAACCTCAGCGACGAGTTCCTGGCCCGGGTGGAGGCGCTGGTAGCGGTGGAAGGAATAGAGGGCTACTGGCGCGCCCCGGCCGACGAGCTGGCGGGCGGCGCGACGTGCGAGAAGTGCGGCGGCTCGAGCTGGCGCAAATCGGAAGACATCCTCGACGTGTGGTTCGAGAGCGGCGCGAGCCACCTCGCGGTCCTCAACGAGTGCTACGGCCTGCCGTGGCCCGCGGACCTCTACCTCGAGGGTTCCGACCAGCACCGCGGCTGGTTCCAGCTCTCGCTTCTGGTCGCGCTGTGCACCAAGGGCTCGGCGCCGTATCGGGCCGTCATCACGCACGGCTTTATGCTGGACGCCAAGGGCAAGGCCATGCACAAGTCCGCCGGCAACGTCATCCCACCACAAGAGGTGGTGGAGAAGTACGGCGCCGACGTGCTGCGGCTGTGGGTGGCGTCGGAGGATTACCGCACCGACATCCGCCTCTCGTACCAGCTGCTGGACCAGGTCGTCGAGACGTACCGCCGCGTCCGCAACACGGCCCGCTTCCTCCTGGGGAATTTGAGCGACTTCGACCCGGGCCGCGACGCGCTGCCGCCCGAGCAGTGGCCCGAGCTGGACCGCTTCGCCTGGCAGCGCTTCAAAAGGCTCGCGCAGCGGGTGCGGCGCGCGTACGAGCGCTTCGAGTTCCACGTCGTATACCACGCCGTCCACGACTTCTGCGCGGTGGACCTTTCGGCGTTCTACCTGGACGTCATCAAGGACCGCCTGTACTGCGAGGCGCCCGACGAGCCGGGGCGGCGCGCGGCGCAGAGCTGCCTGTACTCGATGGCCCGAGGTCTGGCCAAGCTCGTCGCGCCGGTGATACCGCTTACGGCCGAGGACGTCTGGCGGCACCTCCCCGCGGACGAGCGCGAGCCGGAGAGCGTCCACCTCGCCGAGTGGGACGACGCAGACGTAACCGCCGAGGACGACGCGCTGGAGAAGAAGCTCGCGCGCCTGCTGGAAGTGCGCGGCGCGGTCCTCAAGGCGTTGGAGGAGGCCCGGGCGACGGGCGCTATAGGCCACCCGCTGGAGGCCGTAGTCACGCTGGCCGCGGACGGCGACGCGTACGAGCTCCTGGCCGCCGAGGCCGATAACCTGGCGACGTACTTCATCACGTCGCAGGTCAAGTTGGAACGAAGCGGCGGGGACGCGGTCGCCGTAACCGTCGAAGCGGCATCCGACGAAAAGTGCCGGCGGTGCTGGCAGCGGCTGCCGTCCGTGGGCGAGGACCGGGACCGGCCGGACCTTTGCGAACGATGCCGGGGCGTAATGCACCGCTTAGGGAAATAA
- the lspA gene encoding signal peptidase II: MPSRSRKGLSGLRRYAAGGAFAAALVAADQVTKYLILKHLWPGRLVEVIPHFFNLALSHNTGGAFSIFPHKPLVFTILSIIAIALLCYLFTRLEGKPAASFAAAAIFAGAVGNLADRFRLGYVVDFVDVHAGPWHWYVFNVADAAITVGAISLFVLTFLDERRRKREAREEKPPA; this comes from the coding sequence ATGCCAAGCCGAAGCCGAAAAGGGCTAAGCGGCCTTCGCCGCTACGCGGCGGGGGGAGCGTTCGCGGCGGCCTTGGTGGCCGCCGACCAAGTGACGAAGTACCTCATCCTCAAGCACCTCTGGCCCGGCCGACTCGTCGAAGTCATCCCCCATTTTTTCAACCTCGCGTTATCCCACAACACCGGCGGCGCCTTCAGTATCTTTCCCCATAAGCCGCTGGTCTTTACTATCCTCTCCATAATAGCGATAGCGTTGCTGTGCTACCTCTTCACGCGGCTCGAGGGTAAACCGGCCGCGTCCTTCGCCGCGGCCGCGATATTCGCCGGCGCCGTCGGCAACCTGGCCGACCGCTTCCGCCTCGGGTACGTGGTCGACTTCGTCGACGTCCACGCCGGCCCCTGGCACTGGTACGTCTTCAACGTCGCGGACGCGGCCATAACCGTCGGCGCGATATCGCTCTTCGTCCTCACCTTCCTGGACGAGCGCCGCAGAAAGCGCGAAGCGCGGGAGGAAAAGCCGCCGGCCTAA
- a CDS encoding glycosyltransferase family 39 protein, protein MVKAESWRSYLRDADAWPFLAAAAALMILGICLRAAHLCDVIRIDEATTYVRFVTLPWREAVVAYEIPNNHILNTVLVKITAALFGPAEWTLRLPNLVAGVGTMAFTALIARRWFGRVAAVAALAVVAISPPAVHYAVLARGYGLSVFFGLLALFAVDKKRSSPRPGAWAVTAGLASVCALYALPAAIMLVMPVAAYDFTLTVKKRPRALRLWAAMWFGAAALTALLFAPVVAFNGWQHVFANEYNARLPLPEMARYIRLYGRVLPEAKSFGIGGPWFWVPLFTAGVVAGALRRRTYGLLLLFCAVVIAGIFVAGVPLPTRLFYYLPPLLALGVGALLEVIVAKLPISGPAWAWPGVAAAVLLTAGAGAAGEAANLIDDSHRSGVAPEAPALAAALRELPPVSRVAAGAWFYDTAVLYYLIKMGEPTDALDRAAPQAFTFDAYILVPPDLTPQEVADAYFWDGPLPVVRQELFRKVEGFGIWKVVIVNPR, encoded by the coding sequence ATGGTTAAGGCCGAGTCATGGCGCAGTTACTTGCGCGACGCCGACGCGTGGCCGTTTCTGGCCGCCGCCGCGGCGTTAATGATTCTGGGGATATGTCTACGGGCGGCCCACTTGTGCGACGTCATACGCATCGACGAGGCGACGACGTACGTCCGGTTTGTTACGCTGCCGTGGCGGGAAGCCGTGGTAGCCTACGAAATCCCCAACAATCATATATTAAATACCGTACTCGTCAAAATAACGGCGGCGCTGTTCGGGCCTGCCGAATGGACGTTGCGCCTCCCGAACCTGGTCGCCGGGGTAGGGACGATGGCGTTTACCGCGCTAATCGCCCGGCGGTGGTTCGGGCGCGTCGCCGCCGTCGCGGCGTTGGCAGTAGTAGCGATATCACCGCCCGCCGTCCACTACGCCGTATTGGCGCGCGGCTACGGCCTCTCCGTCTTCTTCGGCCTTTTGGCGCTGTTCGCCGTAGATAAAAAGCGCTCGAGCCCCCGACCCGGCGCGTGGGCCGTTACGGCGGGGCTCGCAAGCGTTTGCGCCCTGTACGCACTGCCCGCGGCGATAATGTTGGTGATGCCCGTCGCGGCGTACGACTTCACGCTAACCGTAAAGAAACGGCCCCGGGCGTTAAGGCTATGGGCGGCGATGTGGTTCGGCGCCGCAGCGCTTACGGCCCTCCTGTTCGCGCCGGTCGTAGCCTTCAACGGCTGGCAGCACGTCTTCGCCAACGAATATAACGCGCGACTCCCCCTACCGGAAATGGCACGATACATCAGGTTGTACGGCCGTGTGTTGCCGGAAGCGAAGTCGTTCGGGATAGGCGGGCCGTGGTTTTGGGTGCCACTTTTTACCGCCGGCGTCGTTGCGGGGGCGTTGAGACGGAGAACCTACGGCCTATTGCTGCTATTTTGCGCCGTGGTGATAGCCGGCATTTTCGTCGCCGGGGTGCCCTTACCCACGCGCCTTTTCTATTACCTTCCGCCGCTGCTCGCTTTAGGCGTAGGCGCCTTGCTCGAGGTCATCGTAGCGAAACTACCCATCTCCGGGCCGGCCTGGGCGTGGCCGGGGGTCGCGGCCGCGGTGCTGTTAACCGCCGGCGCGGGCGCCGCCGGCGAGGCAGCCAACCTCATCGACGACTCACATCGTTCGGGGGTCGCCCCCGAAGCCCCGGCGCTCGCCGCCGCGTTACGCGAATTGCCGCCCGTCTCGCGCGTAGCCGCCGGCGCCTGGTTCTACGACACCGCGGTTCTTTACTACCTGATTAAAATGGGCGAGCCGACGGACGCGCTCGACCGGGCCGCGCCGCAAGCTTTCACATTCGACGCTTACATACTGGTTCCGCCCGACTTAACGCCCCAGGAAGTAGCGGACGCATATTTCTGGGACGGGCCGTTGCCGGTCGTACGCCAGGAACTCTTCCGCAAGGTGGAGGGCTTCGGGATATGGAAAGTGGTAATAGTGAACCCGCGCTAG
- a CDS encoding glycine--tRNA ligase subunit alpha encodes MDKNPQSLQDLAAALAAYWAERGCVVVQPGDVESGAGTFHTATFLRALGPVPWRAAFVSPARRPRDGRYGENPHRLYLHYQYQVILKPAPEDVMDQYVGSLRAIGVEPEQHDLRFDEDDWESPTLGAWGLGWQVLLDGMEITQFTYFQQMGGYDCDPVTVELTYGLERIAAFLAGVDSLYDVTWGAGKSYAEIRREEEREQSIYALEQADVAMLFRLYDTYEVECRRLAEAGLAYPAHDYLLKCSHTFNLLDARGAVGVTERANYIARVRNLARAVAGAWLEREKERLGGNDDG; translated from the coding sequence GTGGATAAAAATCCTCAATCCTTGCAAGACCTCGCCGCCGCCCTCGCGGCGTATTGGGCCGAGCGCGGCTGCGTCGTTGTCCAGCCCGGCGACGTGGAGTCGGGCGCGGGGACCTTCCACACCGCGACGTTCCTGCGCGCCCTGGGCCCGGTGCCCTGGCGGGCCGCGTTCGTGTCGCCGGCGCGGCGCCCCCGCGACGGCCGCTACGGCGAAAACCCCCACCGCCTTTACCTCCATTATCAATATCAGGTCATATTGAAGCCGGCCCCCGAAGACGTTATGGACCAGTACGTCGGCAGCCTCCGCGCCATCGGCGTCGAGCCCGAGCAGCACGACCTGCGCTTCGACGAGGACGACTGGGAGTCGCCCACCCTCGGCGCCTGGGGCCTCGGCTGGCAGGTCCTCCTCGACGGCATGGAGATAACGCAGTTCACGTACTTCCAGCAGATGGGCGGGTACGACTGCGACCCCGTCACGGTGGAGCTCACCTACGGCCTGGAGCGCATCGCCGCCTTCCTGGCGGGCGTCGACAGCCTATACGACGTAACCTGGGGCGCGGGCAAGTCGTACGCCGAGATACGTCGCGAGGAGGAACGGGAACAATCCATCTACGCCCTCGAGCAGGCCGACGTCGCGATGCTCTTCCGCCTGTACGACACGTACGAGGTCGAGTGTCGGCGGCTGGCCGAGGCCGGCCTGGCGTACCCGGCGCACGATTACCTCCTGAAATGTTCCCACACGTTCAACCTGCTCGACGCCCGGGGCGCCGTCGGCGTTACCGAGCGCGCCAACTACATCGCCCGCGTCCGGAACCTCGCCCGGGCCGTCGCGGGCGCCTGGCTCGAGAGAGAGAAAGAGCGTCTCGGGGGAAATGACGACGGATAA
- a CDS encoding transposase codes for HLVVALTPSDRVSDAIRYFKGTAARFLREKFPALREAASSLWSEGYYVESLGLKNVKQVLSYVSRQEEHHGGERDAGC; via the coding sequence CACCTCGTCGTCGCGCTAACGCCTTCCGACCGGGTGAGCGACGCGATTCGATATTTTAAAGGGACGGCGGCCAGATTTCTCAGAGAAAAATTCCCCGCTTTGCGCGAAGCAGCCTCGAGCCTTTGGAGCGAGGGATACTACGTCGAGAGCTTGGGGTTGAAGAACGTAAAACAAGTCCTGAGTTACGTATCGCGGCAGGAGGAGCACCACGGCGGCGAGCGCGACGCCGGCTGTTAA
- a CDS encoding TraR/DksA C4-type zinc finger protein has protein sequence MNKRERKKFEKLLLEMREKKVEYIAMLREVAISRTQRDASGDISAFTSHPADISTESDEREKVASLITRETQIVKELDAALERIGDATYGECDTCGGDIPPARLQALPFATLCVKCQAEAEKG, from the coding sequence ATGAACAAGAGGGAACGTAAGAAGTTCGAAAAACTTCTCCTCGAGATGCGGGAGAAGAAGGTGGAGTACATCGCCATGCTGCGGGAGGTCGCGATATCCCGGACGCAGCGGGACGCGAGCGGCGACATCTCCGCCTTCACGTCTCACCCCGCCGACATCTCCACCGAGTCCGACGAACGCGAAAAGGTCGCCTCGCTCATAACGCGGGAGACCCAGATCGTAAAGGAGCTCGACGCGGCGCTGGAGCGCATCGGCGACGCCACCTACGGCGAATGCGACACCTGCGGGGGCGACATTCCGCCCGCCCGGCTGCAGGCGCTGCCCTTCGCGACGTTATGCGTGAAATGCCAAGCCGAAGCCGAAAAGGGCTAA
- a CDS encoding glycosyltransferase family 39 protein, whose translation MVEVKPWRSYLRDADAWPFIAATAALFAIGVALRVGHLFDAIRLDEATTYVMFASRPFGEALSSYQLPNNHLLNTVLVKISIIAFGPEPWSLRLPNLFAGVGAMALVAAIAGRWFGRAGAVAALAFVAVSPPAVHYSVQARGYTLMIFLCLFALWAVEKRRAGGGRRWTAVAALSSALALYAVPTGLLLVLPLAAYDLVLSLKRGKGALGFWAAAWLGAAALTALLYLPVMLHSGGEQFFANEYNARLGPGEMGQYLRLYGRALRDEKTWGAGGLAVWGPVVIVGAVAGAAKTKRAGLFFALCALALVAFYQARFPLPTRVLNYVATLAALAVGGLAGAAAHKILRMRRWGKKAAWVGAAAAVALAAAVGAVGEARNLLDDSVRSGPAPGAKELTAALRTLPPVTRVVAGGWHHDTVKYYLMLNGGLAAAVDRTPPLAFTFKAYVLVPPGSTPQAETDPYFWCGPLPLVRRELVREVEGFGIWKAIIVNPR comes from the coding sequence ATGGTTGAGGTTAAGCCGTGGCGCAGTTACTTGCGCGACGCCGACGCGTGGCCGTTTATCGCCGCGACGGCCGCGCTCTTCGCGATCGGCGTTGCCCTCAGGGTCGGCCACCTATTTGACGCTATCCGGCTCGACGAGGCCACGACGTACGTGATGTTCGCCTCGCGGCCGTTCGGCGAAGCGCTCTCTTCGTACCAGCTTCCCAACAACCACCTCCTCAACACCGTACTCGTAAAAATCAGCATCATAGCGTTCGGCCCGGAGCCGTGGTCGCTGCGTCTGCCCAACCTGTTCGCGGGCGTCGGCGCGATGGCGCTCGTAGCGGCGATAGCGGGCCGGTGGTTCGGCCGGGCCGGCGCCGTCGCCGCGTTGGCGTTCGTGGCCGTGTCGCCGCCGGCGGTCCACTACTCGGTCCAAGCGCGCGGGTACACGCTCATGATTTTCCTTTGCCTTTTCGCGCTGTGGGCCGTAGAGAAACGGCGCGCCGGCGGCGGTAGGCGTTGGACCGCGGTTGCGGCCCTATCCTCCGCCCTCGCCCTCTACGCCGTCCCGACGGGGCTGCTGTTAGTATTGCCGCTGGCGGCGTACGACCTCGTTCTTTCGCTCAAAAGGGGTAAGGGCGCGCTCGGGTTCTGGGCCGCGGCCTGGCTCGGCGCGGCGGCGCTGACGGCGCTCCTATACCTGCCGGTTATGCTGCACAGCGGCGGCGAGCAGTTTTTCGCGAACGAATACAACGCCCGCCTCGGCCCGGGCGAGATGGGCCAATATCTGAGGCTGTACGGCCGCGCGCTACGGGACGAAAAAACCTGGGGCGCGGGCGGCCTCGCGGTCTGGGGGCCGGTCGTCATCGTCGGCGCGGTAGCGGGAGCGGCGAAAACGAAACGCGCCGGCCTCTTCTTCGCGCTATGCGCGCTCGCCCTCGTCGCCTTCTATCAAGCCCGGTTCCCGCTGCCGACGCGGGTGTTAAATTACGTCGCGACGCTGGCCGCGCTGGCGGTCGGCGGGTTGGCCGGGGCGGCCGCGCATAAGATACTTAGGATGCGCCGTTGGGGCAAAAAGGCGGCCTGGGTGGGCGCGGCGGCGGCCGTCGCGCTGGCCGCCGCCGTCGGCGCCGTCGGCGAGGCGAGAAACCTCCTCGACGACTCGGTACGTTCCGGACCGGCGCCCGGGGCCAAAGAACTTACCGCGGCGTTACGCACGCTGCCGCCGGTGACGCGGGTGGTCGCGGGCGGGTGGCATCACGACACCGTAAAGTACTACTTAATGCTAAACGGAGGCCTCGCGGCCGCGGTAGACCGGACCCCGCCGCTGGCCTTTACTTTCAAAGCGTACGTACTGGTCCCGCCCGGCTCGACGCCCCAGGCGGAAACGGACCCTTATTTCTGGTGCGGCCCCCTCCCCCTCGTGCGCCGGGAACTGGTCCGGGAGGTGGAAGGTTTCGGCATCTGGAAAGCGATAATAGTGAACCCGCGCTAG